Sequence from the Mytilus galloprovincialis chromosome 13, xbMytGall1.hap1.1, whole genome shotgun sequence genome:
ATTAGactaaagaaaaaaacaaagaatgaaattcaaaacagtgtggctgtgggcattgattgacacattaaattcatcaattgactgggacaatttaggtgaacgtttgtatgtaacgaccactgctcactatgtactttttaaagacacttaaactatggtgtcaccaaaggttctaaacatcttaatacttaataaagtaattcgaaaaattaatcagaaataacacgatgttttgatttatatcaattatataaatcaaaacataaaggttattcctgattattttttcgaattattttatattaaaggcgttaagaaacctttggtaaccccacagtttaaatgtctatcgtaggtacgtcgtgaacagtggtcgttacagacaaacgttcacgtaaattgtcccagtcaatggatgaatttaatgtgtcaatcaatggccacagccacactgttttgaatttcattctacctCATTTTTCCTTACAAATGTACGAATGCAAATTATATGTTATTCGCGTCATGTTTAAAAATACTGTGACGACTGTCAAAATATCGATGTGGTCGaatatattattgttattttaatacatgtaatagttgattaatcttcatttttttcaaaggATATCCTCGCGTTCCATCAGCAATAAACGATTTGCCATGTTCTTAGCTGATAATTTAAAACTGACCCCACGTAAAAAAAAGCAATTATACTTAAACAAAACTGACCTCAGATGTTTCAAGTTATTATGATTCCAATATATGTTCTAAGGCTACAGGGATGATGTTATAATTCACTTGAAAGATCGTAGGAAGAAGATATGAAATATCATTTCTCTATATAAAAGTAACAAATCGCCATGTACAAATAtactattttgaaattgaaaagtgATTGTTTGTGGTCATACAAGAAATGAGGTATACAATGTTTAAATGATTTGCGTTTAGTTTGTATTTTGTTTagttaagaaaagaaaaagaaaacatatttttttacggATATAAACATGTTGATTATAGAATAATATATGTGTATTACCATAGCACTAGTCAAGCACAAATTGCACAGACACAAATGCAAAATAAGAAGGAGGGTATcaccaaacaacaacaaaacattaaACGTAATTATGAAGTTGactttgtttatttgtttctGAGCTAATGttgcttattatttttattaaagtccTGGTACGAGAGATAGAAGTAAAAGGACCAGTTATGTTGTCTTTCCTCTTATAAACCTGGCATCGACTTAATGACCTTATTATATACGATTATAGCTATACTACCTTTAATGACATCCATCTAATTcattaaaaatcatttataaagtacaaagttTTTAACGTAGTTCTTccattatatattaaaatattctctgatttaaaagacattttgagatcaagatattaatatACCgccttctgaaaaaaatattttacttggGATTGGCTTCAATCAATTTTATATGTTAGACCTGATTAAAATTCTAGCAGtaaaacaatatgaaaattaaactgtcaattgttcttgaacaattgagaggtctttccttttgtaatgtaaaatacatgttccaacagacgtagaatgtattgaaaaggtcaacgTCAACCTTAAAacgctcgaaaacacactaaaaatcctttatataaggttaaaaacactaaattcgttatctgggacatgaccttgacctttgaccttttgacctttgtcaaggtcattagtccccaatgccattacagaagaccccaagggtctaggacctttggttatatagtaaaagctgattttgtcttttcagaaacctaaaacaggggttatgccccttatagaaaggtcaaatctcttcggtcaaatgtaacaaagttgcgccgtaatgacccaaacattttccactatttaaaacttctgtaagtataatggtttctgagattatcccataacaaggtgttaggtcaaaggtcaaggtcaacatacaaatttgaccttgaggtatttttcaaagatgcatgaattgatgatgattggtgaagatcctaggtgtctacgacttctgagttttggtgaccaaccgacatcggttaattttcataggggctaaccctaccaatgagtcgttgaatcttttcgatccaagtgtaacgaagaaccggggtctggtccttaacagatttcaccctttgttttttttctacctattacggttacggtgttggaacgataacaaggtttttgggtttcggagggattactccgaaccgacaaaatatttcgactcacagggtgagttccggataggtattcatgacaccgatacaaagtgtgaatatgaaagcgacacgtcttacggttaacgcggctaaatttgtcaaagtttggcggaaaaagaataataataataataataataataataataataataataataataataataataataaacagaagaaatacagtaaggtctttcccttttgtaaaaggaaagaccttaattaagtACTAAATTTGGTGGAAACACGACCAGGTATGATTTTAGTTGGATCTTTTCATTCTAGTCATTCTAAAAGCAgaagttttaatcaatttatacCATCATGAATTGACATTGTTTTTATAACGGAATAAGTTCAAATCTAGATAGTTTTAGTACCTAACCTTGCTTATATTCAAAACAATGAGCCTACTGATGCTATTgcactgaaaaaaatcaagaagATATATCAGCTAGTATATGATTCAATATGCACCTAGCAAACGATACACATTTCGTGTTCAATAGACATGTTTACCTCAGGCGAGAATATGTGAAGTGTACAAAAATGATACGTTAAACATAAATTCGAATTCTTTCTtcccgataaaaaaaaaaagccccaCCTCAACAATACGTACACAAACTTGCAAACTAGCATCATACCTGGGCATGTTTTTGTCAGTTTGGAAGTGTGTGTAGAAATGAGttgtatatgaaatacaaaaCGGAATTGCATTTTTGAATTTGAGAATTGATATTGCATTGAGGGAAAATCACGATTTAGTCGGTTCAGACGTGATATATAGGTTATATTTATTCGTCAAGACATCGGTTTgccaaatataaaattaaattaaaattattactaGTATTTAAAACATGTAGTTGTGTGATGATCACATGGTCATTTCTTATGGATTACTAATGTTACTTTCTAACATCTTCTGACTATCTATTCATTGTAGGATTACTAATGTTACTTTCTAAGATCTTCTGACTATCTATTCATTGTTTATCACTTACAAATCTTACCTTTTAATTTACAGGTAATCTACGATAATGAATGCCTGACAACAACCAGAAGGTTACGGATGAGACACGGAACAACTATTTCTATTTATTACTCATAATTCTATTATTGTctatacatatgtatgtaaatagtttttacaatataataaaaacaattgtatttcatttgatttgtaaatATTGGACACATAATTAATACAGTTATCTTTCACAAGGTAAATTCGTCATCTCTTTTAAAAGTGAATGATAAGGTAAATGATACTTTCGATGACTTAAGAGAATATTTTCCATGTAGATTCAGGATTGTCGTACCTTTtttacatttctaggaatatgattggttaaaagtgtcCGCGTGGAGACCATGTAttttccatattaggttagttgggaggcggggcttatttcaatacacggttagtagttaAGTTACGACTTTGGaactatttgattatttaaatgtattgaaagttctgtttaatatttttatatcaagattgttgatattaaattgttattgttgacattaACTTTTTTTTGCAGACCAATGAGAGTAGGTTCTGAAAATTGAACACTTGAAaactttaatagaaaaataaacaggTTTTATGATTGCAATTAAGACAACTCTAGTCAAAactcaacaaataaagatagttggtaagataaattcgttacaaaGTGTCCTAGTGACTGAacgatatatacggggtcagtaaattccatattgggTTTGATAATTGCTCTAACCCAtttggaatttactgaccccatatatatcgtaggtcactaacacaccatgttATAATTATATTCACATTTAGCACAATGTCGTGTTCATTACATATAGTATTTACACGGTAGCTTCAGAACAGCACAGTTAGCTACAGAAACTAACCACAATAAAGCTTTCCGTCGAGAGATACAAGTATTGTTTTATTAATATACGATATAAGAAATTAAACAGTAAAACTGAAATGAGTCATTCAACATAAATTCTTGCTGCCAGATAGATGGTTTTACTCTTTGGAGTAGACCATACGTCAAACCACTAGtagcaattacaattaaaaagataataagaaaaacatatcttattttgttatttatttgagttGCATTCAGCCCCCATAAAAAAGCACAATGTACGTGTTGGTgcttacatgtattatatgtttctgtaaattaaatctaccaaaaatatattaaaaaaaaccaaggcTGTTGCACAATTTCAGAGAAAGTATAATCAAATATATAGCAAATATAAGCTATTTTAGATCGAGAGTCCAACTGTCGAAAACAAATTTTACCAGCAAGAACAATTATATTATTTCTCTGAATATGTCAACAACGATCACGTTCTTGTGTAATTTTGCTGTATTACCAAATAAGGGTTTTAAAATTCTTGTCGTAAAACGCTTGTGGGGAAATATTTTTATCACAAATAGCAATAGTTCAATATAGTACgtgcatatatattaatattcCACATGAAAATTATTAAAGCAAGTAAAATACATTATATGCATCTGATAGAGCCTTCTCCTTTAATTTTACGACGAAAAATAACGAAATTCTTGCACAGATATAAGAGCGAGAAATCGCCTTAATATAGTACTGTGAACTATACAACTCATTTTGTTCGTTTCATTCAacactatttcattttcaatatgaaAGTATTGATGATTGTTTATTTCTATAGTTCAGTTCTTGGTTCGTTCTGTGTTCTTGATTGTCGATTCTTTATGTCGTTTTGATACTGTAAAAGtccaatattaaatatacatgcgCAAAGAGACAGAACTGCAGCCATGGCAAAACTCCAGGTAAAACAATGGACACCTGCCTTACAATCGGTTGCACCTTTTATTCGAATGCTATTGTCATATGTCCAACCATAAACCTGTTGCACAACAAACCCTCCTATTGCATTTCCGAAAATTGTTGCTCCCCAATTTCTACCGAAATATTTAAGTCCATAAAATTCACTGATCATTGTTGGAGTTAAGCACCAAACAGCGCCATTTGCAAGACCTATAACTAATAAAGCAGCAACTAACATGACGAATTGGTCTGAGAAGAATATGCACAATGTCAGAGTGATAGTTTGGACGATGTTAAAAATAAGTAACAGGGCTACACGTGGTACTTTTTTCACTATCATATCAGAAACAAATCCAACGACAAATTTTGATAAGACACCACAAACTGGATTAACCGTGCCAAATAAAGTAGTATATTCCTCGAGATCAAAGGTTTTAAGATAGGTTTGTATGTTGTTTTGGAACATTAGTTGCAGACCTGCACAGAAAATATATGACCATGCGATAAAATGGTAATCAAACCTAAGGAGTAATTTTAATCCTGTTACATTTCTGATTGGTGGACCGGTGTCACCGACAACTTCGAATGTTCCCGCTATTGTCGATTCGTTTACCCTCAAAGAGATTTCATCAATCTGTCTCTCTCCTGCATACGGATGGCTATTAAGGAAAGAAACTCCCATTATTCCAATAACCGCAAACGAAATCGCTGTCGTAAGATAAAAACCGCCAAGATTTTGATTTTCCTCATCATGAACATGTCCAGCAGCGAATATTTTCCCGTACAGAAGTGCCATTATTGCTGGACCCGCACTGAATGAAGCGTCTAGAATACCAACTATTTTGCCTCTATGCTTTGGATTAAAGTTAATGGAGTTAGTTGTCATAGCTGCCATGTACAAGAAAATAGCACCAAAACCTATGAATGAGATATGAAAATTAATTTATGTTTGATTCGTAAAAGTGTTATGAAGCCCGCATCATATCAACATCAATTTCACGTATATGAGAAGTGggacaaaacaaaaacatcagtTGAATACGCTATTGTATTTTAAGGTATGCATTATATATTACTTGTTTACATATGATTTAAGCAGAAATGGTTATGTTTGGAACACAAAAGCCTTAAAAAAAATCGATTAATAATCGGATAAAAGCAGAACTATATAATTCCTTGTTTTGATGTCATTTATATCTAAGAATCTGTGAATTCGGTCAACCAATTTTCAAGATGTTGAGGATTATTTTAAAGTGTGACGTTGACGACGACGATCGTGAAAAGCAAAACATGTAATCCAAAGATAATTTATTATATCAAACTACGGCGTCGGCATCGGGGACACCTTTTTAAAGTGCCAGTCTagagtctttgtaagaatcaggcattcataattttaaaacaaagtcgAAACATGACCACCGACCTTACTATTCTATTTTGAATAAAGGCCACAGTaatataccggtgttcaaatATCATAAATCGGTTGAAAgacaacaaatccgggttacttACTTAACCCGAGGAAAACTCTCAATTTtaaggggctcgcgggtctaaatcaacttTTTTGTTCTCATAtaggattttattatttttttctatgattaaaCTTTCTCTTATATCTAatagaaatgtaaaataaaaatatggggtcaccgttaatttaagctcacaatctgcctccgtaagaagcatacatttttgttaatggccttttttttctgttgaacttataggagaaatattggtaatatcgaaataaaaaggaactaaattacagaaattgcttaaatttaacaattatttaatttatgtacagcttgtttgaaaacaataataaaaaatataggtcaccgatgagttaaaaaaaagatatttcgaactaaacgtaaaaaaatgacagttttgcaccaaagggagataatttggagctttttggATGATATAGACATTTTTAAAGTCACCGATTTGtcttggtgatttttttttacgatattataaagtaataactaatagtgtaataaataaaatttgtaatgaaaaaacaaatgtttaattttttgctaatttttttatacccgcgagcctccttgagaggaaaacaaaggaataccagaaacactgaagtgcaacaaaaaaaaaatccgccAATATTATTCCTGACTTATtgtaggacattttaagaaaaaattgtgggttgacTCTGGTTTAATGGTTAGCCAAACTTCCAACtttatgaaaatgataaaaataatatttcgaTGAAATGACGTGACATtatgtgacagaaatacagcacaaactcACACAAGAACATTCATCACAGAAAAAACGCACAAACACATAATATAATAGTCGACAAAACATGCTAACCGCATAACAATAACACCACAGGATACAAAAAACAGTGACGCGTCTACGTAACTAACATGCAATctcgaaatttatacaattattttcacaatactcGTCCAAGGACTTTTAATGACGACGATGTTATAGAAAggcaattttattaatattttgactTCAAATGATAAGACATAACAGATTATTCAACCGAAACCAtacagaaacataaaaaaagaaaacatgaatGTTGAATATAcaaaataccgagacacgtcgtatagcaatgcaaattcacactcgaAAATATGACAATGATGATATTGAAAggcaatattataaatatttgaacaacaaacgataagacataacacaTTATTTAACCGAAACCATGacagaaacataaaaataaatgcatgaatgttggatgtacacAATACAGAGACACGTCGTACAGCAATGCAAATTCATACTCAG
This genomic interval carries:
- the LOC143056097 gene encoding uncharacterized protein LOC143056097; translation: MVQISANVQRAVALVVGCLCMAIAGSVYCYGVYIVSVKKHYNYTQSAVELFGSTSNFGISLGFPAGMMCERFGGRWASLAGLLISSLGYMLLWSTTLMSHFYSTKSALQAVYFFVAGFGAIFLYMAAMTTNSINFNPKHRGKIVGILDASFSAGPAIMALLYGKIFAAGHVHDEENQNLGGFYLTTAISFAVIGIMGVSFLNSHPYAGERQIDEISLRVNESTIAGTFEVVGDTGPPIRNVTGLKLLLRFDYHFIAWSYIFCAGLQLMFQNNIQTYLKTFDLEEYTTLFGTVNPVCGVLSKFVVGFVSDMIVKKVPRVALLLIFNIVQTITLTLCIFFSDQFVMLVAALLVIGLANGAVWCLTPTMISEFYGLKYFGRNWGATIFGNAIGGFVVQQVYGWTYDNSIRIKGATDCKAGVHCFTWSFAMAAVLSLCACIFNIGLLQYQNDIKNRQSRTQNEPRTEL